GGGATGTCCGCGGCCGACAAGGACGCCCTGGGAGCGCGCCTCGACCGGGCCTGGGACGTCCTCTACGACCATCCCGAAGAGGCGGAGAAGGCGATCGTCGAGGTGCTCGCGACCGAGAAGGACGACAATTTCCTTCTCGTCGACCTGGCCCACATGCTGACAGTCCTCGACCCGGACCACCCGGAGCCGGCCGCCGCCGCCCTGCTCAAGGCGAAGGTGACGGCCGACCCGCCGGGGACCTTCCACGCCGCGGCGAACATGGCGGCGGCGCACTGCGCCGCCTGCCTCCCCGCGGTCCTGAGGATTCTGGAGATCAAGAACGCAGACACGCTGATCGTCGAGCACGCCCTGCCGATCGACCCGGAGCTGATGCTCGTCTTCACGCTCGGCCAGTACGGCGACGACGCGATCGCACCGGTCAGCTCGAAACTCTCGTCCGACAACTGTGTCGTGAGGGGGAACGCGGCGCTGGCGCTGGGTGTCCTGCAGCCGCCGACTATCCCGGAGCCTGTGCGCACGATCGCCGCCGGCGACGCCTGCGAAGACGCGCGCGGCAGGGCCTGGGCCGCGCTCGGGCTCCTCGACGACCCGCAGCTGGTCGGCGCCGTGACGAAGCGGCTCGCCGGCGCGCCTCCGGCGCCGAAGATCGAGCGTCTCGGCATCGTGCACGGGCTGGCCGCGGCGTTCTCGCCGGCGGCGAAGGCTCCGCTCAAGAAGCTGACGAAGGACTCCGACTCCGAGGTCGCGTCCGCGGCGCGGCGCGCCCTGCTCGGACTCGACGAGCTTCAGAAGCGCATGGATCAGATCAAGAAGGACCGCGCCGGGGTCTCTCCGAGAAAGCGGGCGAAGATGATCCGGAAGCTCGAGAAGGCGGTCCGTGCCGGGCGCATCGATCTCGGAATCGAGCCGGACGATCTGCTGACGACCCTGACCCCTTCCGACATCCCGCTCCTCAACCGCGCGCGCGCGGCCGTGCTCTCCCGGCTCTCCGACGAGTGTCTCGACGAGTACTACCCGATGACGCACGCCGTCCGAGCGCTGCGCGGCTCCCTCGCCTCCCCGGGCGTGGCGCCGCGCGACTGAGATCGTCCGCGACTCTGCTCCCTGCCGGCCGCAGGAACCGGCCGGCGCGGCTGCTCAGGGCAGATTCGGTGGTCTTCGGATCGGTGCCGAGGTCGTGCCTCCCTGGTTCATTTCCATCATGGCGTCGTTCAGCTCTCTCTGATCGCGGTCCAGGCTCTGCTGACCCAGTCGGCCCCAGTTGATGGCCCGCACCAGGTCGTTGAGCGCGCGGATCCGCGACGGCGTAGCGGGCGCCTGCCGCCCCAGCACCGCTCGGGCCGCCTGTTCGCGCACGGAGGCCTCGCTCAGCTCCTCCAGGACATGCTGCGTCATGCTCCTGGCTCCTGCAAGGTTGCGAATCACGAACTGGTCGAGCGTGACGCCGATGATGACGTTGATTGTTTTCTGCGCCTCGACGCTGACACCGTTCTCGCTGTACGTGGCGTGGATCGTGACCGGCTGTACGGGTGTGAACAGCTCGGTGGTTGTGAGGACCCCGTTCGTGTCAAGACTGGCGGACGGGGCAGAGTCGATCGACCACTGGGCGACCAGTGTCCGGTTGCGCACCCGGCCGTCGTCGTAGTAGGCCATCGCCGAGAACTGGGCGGTCGAGTTCTCCTGGACCTGCGAGGGTCCGGCAATCTCGAGCTTCACCAGCGTGGCCGGCGAGAACCCGGGCATCGAAATGGCGGTCAGGACTCCGTTCGCCGACGCGATGTAGAGCATGTCGTCTCCAAGCGCGAGGTTTCCTCCGACTGGATAGCTCCAGACGAGATCGCGTTCGAGCAGGTCGACCGCGAAAGTGCTGGTGCCCGTGGTCGCGATCACGTGCGACTCGGTCACGATCAGCGTGTTCGTGAGCGCGCCGCCGAGGGACTGCCAGGACCAGACCTCCGCTCCGGTGTCCTCATCGAGCACGGCCAGCCCGCCGTATCTGATCGCGTAAATCGCTCCGTGGGCGACCGACGGCTGTCCCGTGAACCCGCCCGCGATCTCGAAGCGGATCGACCGGGACTGGGTGTCGAAGCTGATCAGGCGACCGTTGTGGATGGCCAGGACGTCGTGAGAGGCGCCGAGGACCGGCGCCAGATTCATGCTCCAGCCATTCCACTCGAAGTTCCGGTCCTGGATCATGAAGACCGGCACGCCGGTGAGTCGGTTGAAGACGTAGAGGCCTGGACTGTAGGAGCCCACGTACGCGTAGGCGTAGGAGTCGTCCACCGCCGGCGTCCACTGGTCGTACTGCTGCAGTCCGACGAACCAGCGCTGCTGGCCTGAGAATGCGTCGAAGGCGTACATCCCGCCGTAGTAGCCGCCGTCGACGTACACCGTGCCGTTGAAGATGGTCGGTGCGTAGTAGCGCTCCCACTGGGCCGCGTGAGGCACCTTGAAGACTCGATCGCCCGTCTCGGCGTCGAACGCGTACAGCCAGGTGTCGCTGGCATGGTCGCCGGTCTGGATGTAGACATTGCCATATGCGTAGGCCGGCGGATTGACCGAGAAGACCCTGCCGAAATCCTTCGACCAGAGCGTCTCGCCGTCCCGGGAGTCGAGGGCGAAGAACGCGGGGCCGCTGCCGAAGTAGGTCAGGAGGGACACGAAGACCCGCCCTCCCGCCTCGGTCACCGGGTTGAGCGGCTTACCGGCCGCCACCGTCCGCTGCCAGCGAACGGCGAACGACTGCGGCTCCAGGATGACGGGCAGCCAGCCGCTGTGGCTGCTGTCGGCCTGGTACATCTCCCACGACTCGGCCAGCGCCGCCGATCCACCCGCGACCAGGAGGACGACCTTGTCGGCCTGCACCTCGATCCCGCCCTCCGTGTAGGTGGCGTGGAGGGTGAGCGGGGCCGGCGAGGGGTCCGGCGTGCCGGTGGAGAGGAGCCCGTGGTCGACGCTGGCGAGGGCGGCCGGCTCGACCGCCCAGGTGGCCGCGTCGGTGACGTTCTTCTGCACGCCGTTCTCGTACAGCACGGTCGCGAAGAATTGGGCCGTGGACTGCGCCGGCACCTGCGTCGAGCCGGCGATCGCGAGGCCTGTGACCTTCGGGACCGAGATCGGGTGCGCGAAGTCCACCACCCCGGAATAGGAGTAGTAAAAGGATGTCGAGAACGTGTCCTGGGTCCAGGTCGCGTTGTACAGCGTGTAGGTCACCTCGAACGGCACGATCGCCCCGACGGGAGCGCTGAAGTAATTGAACCGGTCGCCATAATACGTCGGGTCGTTCGACAGGATTTCGGCCCGGCCGCGCAGCACCGCGGTGGTCGCGCCCGCCACCGTCTCGATCACGAGCGCCCCCGACGCGCCCAGCGATCCCTGCGACGAGTGGTCACCGGAGTCGAAGTCCGTCTGGTCGTACAGCAGGCCGTTTGGCGGCGGGCCGAGGACGTAGCGGATCGTCTGACCCGAGACCTCCACGTGATCAACCATTGGCTCGAAGAGCCGGTACGTGCCTGCGCCGCTCTGCCAGCTCGACCCGTTATTGAGGTAATAGGTCACAGCACTTCCCAGCACGCCGACGGCCGCGCCCGGCTGGAAGGTCTGGTAGTAGCCTCCGGACGTCGTCATCCGATCGATCGTCGGGGGGCTTGTCAACTGCGGGGCCGGCTGCCCGGTGGCCTGATCCAGAGCGGCCTCTCCGGACGCGGGGTCAAGCAGCTCGACGTGGCCGTCCGGCCCGATCCGGATGCCCCGGTCCGGGTCGTCATGCGTCACCCGGCGGATCGCCGGATCGATCGGGGCGCCCGTATACGCTCCCGTTCCCGTCCAGTCCGCGCCGGCAACGCTCGCGAGCAGCGACTGGACGTACGGAACGAGCCGCAGCGGCTTGCCGTCCGGACGCTGGACGGCGTAGGCGTTTCCGCTCTCGTCCATGACGCCAATCAGCTCGCCCGCAGTGTTTCTGACGCCCAGCGAGGGCGTTTGCGAGCCCGTCAGCGCACCGCTTCCCACAATACCAAGCACCATGATCGACAGCAGGCACAGCAGAGCTCCGCGCTTCATGGTCGAGCTCCTTTTTGTGGGGATCCGCCCATCAGGCGGATCTCTCTGTTCAGCTTCCCGGGTCGTTTCACGAGTGAGCAAAAGATGGCCGGAGCATAGGCCCCACCCGAGGGAATTGTCAATTGGCCGCTGGCGTGTGCTATCGTCCTTCTCGCTCACATCTCCGGAGGGGGACGATGTCCAGGACGGAGGAGGTCCACGAGGGTTCGTGCTGCTGCGGGCGCGTGACGTACCGGATGCAGGGGCCGTACGGCACGTTCAGCCACTGCCATTGCACCGATTGCCGCAAGACACACGGCGCCGCGTTCGCCACCTACATCGGCGTCGCCGGCGCGCGCTTCAGTTTCCTCAAGGGGGAGAGCGAGGTCGGCAGTCACACGACCGAATCAGGCACGCGCCGCACGTTCTGCCGTCACTGCGGCTCGACCCTCACCGGCACCGTGGCGGCCGAGCCGGACAATATCTACGTCGCGACCGGGACTCTCGACACGCCTCTTGATCGGAAGCCCGAATACCACATCTTCCTTCGCAGCAAGGTCCCCTGGATCGAGATCCACGACGGCCTGCCGCAGCACCAGAAGTTCGCGGATTAGGCGGCCTCGCGGGAGCCGGCGGCCGCGGCGAGGCGACCGGCCTCAGTCGTGATCGTGGTCGTGACCGTGATCGCCCTGATCGTTGTCGTGGTCGTGGCCATGGCCGTGCCCGTGATCCTTCGACCCTTTCCTGCCGCCGCGATCGTCGTAGCCGCCGCGACGTCCGTCATCGCGACCGCGACCGCCACGGTACGGACGGCCCCTCTTCTCGGCGACGAAGACCTCGACCGGCGTGCCGCGGCCGCGGGCGCGGCAGACTTCGTAGGGAGCCATTCGCGCCGTGCGCGCCCCGACCTGCACATTGACGAGACCGACGATGTCGTTGTCGCTCAGGCGCACGCCGCGCGGATTCCTTCTCCAGTACCCATAGGCGTGACCGTACGGGGGACCGGGATCGCGATCGATCCCGTAGAACAGGACGTCCGGACGCACGCCCACTCTGTCGAAGATGATCGACCAGGACATCCCGCGGGCGCGCAGATCGACGATGTAGCCCGGCGGCCGGCCGCACTCGTGGGCCAGGAACAGGACGACCGGCAGGTCGACGTCGACGTACTGCAGTCTGGGCAGGACCGGCTCGAGGGCGACGCGGTCATACCCGTAATTGCTGACCGCCACGTTCAGGAACATCTGCCGGTCGTTGCTGACGCGATCCATGCTGAACAGGAAGTCGAACGACGCCCCGGCGTGCGCCGGGATCGGGGCTGCGCAGAGGGCCAGCCCCAGGATCAGTCCGGAAATCAATAATGATCGATGCTTCATTTGGACCTCCCTTCACGACTGCACGGGCTTCGTGAACAGCAAACGTGATGCCACGCCGCGAGCATTGCAAGCGCGGCTGGGAAAATCCATGGGCATCAACCGGTTAGCCTTGCCTGCGCGAGGCCCGGGCAGGCTCCGGGCGCGCAGGATCGACTGGAAATGTCACCTCGCGTGGACGGACGAGCGCTCAGGCCAGGCGCCGGGCGCCCCGTCCTCTCCAGATCTGGCTGGTCCGGCGGGCCGGCGGCGCTGCCTCGGCGACCGGCTGGCTGGGCGCGGTGCGGTGCGCCTGACTGTCTGGGCGCCACGGCCGCGGCTGCCCGGGACGCGGCATCTGCGGCCGCTGCGGAATCCGTGCCGGCGACTGCGGCGCCAACCGGGGCCCCGGCCGCTGCGCCGTTCCCCCGTCGGCGAATCCCGGCACGACCCTGCGCTCCAGGGTCTGGCCGATGAGCGCCTCGATCCCGCGCACGTGCGGGTGATCTTCCGGAGAGACCAGCGACAGAGCGTCGCCGGTCGCCCCGGCGCGTGCCGTGCGCCCGATGCGGTGGACGTAGTCCTCGGGAACGTTCGGCAGATCGTAGTTGACCACGTGGTCGATGCCGTCGACGTCGATGCCGCGGCCGGCGATGTCGGTGGCGACCATCACACGGGCCCGTTTGCCGCGGAACGCGTCGAGCGCCCGCGTCCGCTGGGACTGGCTGCGGTTGCCGTGCAGGAGCGCGACGGCGTGACCGCGTCCTTCGAGATGACGGGCCAGCTTATCGGCGCCGTGCTTGGTGCGCGTGAACACCAGCGTCAGGCCGCGCGCCTCGGTCTCGAGCAGGTGCGCCATCAGGTCGCGCTTGCGGCCGCTCGTGACCGGCAGCAGCGTCTGCCGCACGCCATGGGCCGGAGCCGAGCGGCGCGGCGCCACCTCGACGTGCACCGGGTCGCGCTGGATCTCCTGCGCAAGGCGGCGGATCGCGTCGGGCATGGTCGCCGAGAACAGCAGCGTCTGGCGGACCCTGGGAAGAACGCCGATGATGCGGCGCACGTCCTTGATGAACCCCATGTCGAGCATGCGGTCCGCCTCGTCCAGGACCAGCACCTCGAGACTTCGGAAATCGACGTTGCGGCGCTGGATGTGATCGAGAAGCCGCCCCGGTGTCGCCACCAGGATGTCGACGCCGCGGCGCAGCTTCGATTCCTGCGGCTGCAGGCCGACGCCGCCGTGCACGACCGCGGAATCGAGCCGCACGTGGCGGCCATAGACCCGCAGCGCCTCGGTGACTTGCAGCGCCAGCTCGCGCGTCGGGGTCAGGATCAGCGCCCGCAGGCGGCCGCGTGCTCCGGCGCGCAGGCGATTGAGGATCGGCAGGGTGAATGCGGCGGTCTTGCCGGTGCCGGTCTGGGCGCAGCCGATGAGGTCGCGGCCGGCCAGGATGGCGGGGATGGCGCCCGCCTGAATCGGCGTGGGCGTCTCATACCCCTCTTCGCGCACCGAGCGCGCAATCTCCTCTGCCAGTCCAAGTTCAGTGAATGACACGATAGTGACTCTCCTTTCGCCGGCGCCCGTGGCGCACGGCGGTTGATGACCACGGCCACCTGGCCGCGGCAATACTTTGCATGTGAACCTTGAGGGAACTGTTTCGGCTCTAGCGTTCTAGGCTGGAACCCGCTCCTGAGCGGGTCGACTTCGGTGTGCGAAGACTGCCTGCTCGTGGTTCAGTTGCAGGGTGATCATAGGGGCAATGGGGGGGAATGTCCAGCATTACTTTTCGGGCGCCTCGCAGAGGCCCGTCGCTCAACGCGTCCGGACCAGGACGCGATTGAACACTCCGTCCAGGGCCAGGCGGTACCCCGGCACGCCGTCCGCGCCCCCGGCGGCGCCACCTGCGGCGCCCCCCCGGTCGACGACGTTGAAGACTCCGTCGGTCGTCACCCGGACCGGCGTTCCGGCAGGGACCTCGATCTCGACCTGGTTGAACGCCCCATCGAGATCGAGACGGACGTCCGAGGCGGGCGCTCCGAGGCGCAGCCCCAGGTCGTTGAACGCACCGTCGATCGCGAGGCGCGACACCGGGGTCGCGGGGAGATTCAACCGCGTCGCCGTGAACGCCAGGTCGAGGTCGAGCGCGACCGGCAGGCCGGCCGCGACACCGAGCTCGCAGCGCGCGCGCCGGCGCCCGGGCAGGACGATGAACGCGTTCTTCCACACGGAGTTTGTCACCCGCACGCGGCCGCCCGCCGCGGTCTCGACCCGCACGGAATGCCGGCCGGCCTCGGTCGCGCGCCCCTCCGCGAGCAGGTTGCGCGGCAGACGCTTCGACTCGACATCGAAGCCGGCGAGCGCCAGCCGCCCCTCGAGCGTCCAGGCGGACGCGTCGGCCGGTCGCTCGAGCCGGAGCACCGTCCAGTCCCCCTCCGTTTCGGCGTCGCCGGAGTGAAGCGCCACGTACATCAGCGTCCCGAGGACCAGGACCGGCCCCAGGAGGACCAGCCAGGGGAAGGGGCTGCGCTCGAACACCAGCCGGATGCCGATGGCGACCAGGAGCATCGGCCAGTACGCCGCGGCGTCGGCCCAGAACATCGCCGGCAGCAGGCTCTGCGTCGTGAGCAGGAGGAAGGTGCCGATGCCGAGCAGGTAGAAGCCGCGCGACAGGCGGACCCAGCGGTTGCCGTCGTCGTTCACGGTCTCTTTCCGGCACGGCCGCGCGCCGCCTCGAGGATCAGGAAGGCGCCGACGGCGATCAGGATGACCGGCCACAGGTTCGCCAGCCGCGCCCATTGCGGCCAGTGCAGCCACGACAGCCGATCCAGGAGGAACAGCGCGCCGAGCACGATCAGGATCCCCCCGGCGACGGCGCGGCTCCGCCCCCCTCTCCGGGGCAGACGCTGGAACTCGTCGGCGAGCCGGTCCCCCGCCTGGCGCACCGAGTCGACCATCCTGTCGACCGCAGGCGTTCCGGTCGATGCGCCCGGATGCGCCGCCGCACCCTCGCCCCGATCGTCGCGCGGCATGACGATCCAGCCGACGACATAGGCCACGAGACCGGCCCCGCTCAGCGCCGTGAGCGCGATGAACACGATGCGCGCCAGGACCGGGTCCACGTCGAAATACTTCGCGAATCCGGCGGCGACTCCGCCCAGGACGGCGTTCCGCGTGTCCCTCGTCAGTCGTCGTTCCATGCTCCCCTCCGTCACATCGTGCGGCCGGGCTCGCGATCGCGCAGGCAGAGACGCACGAAGTTGTCGAGCATCAGGCGCGCCGGGCCCGGCTCGAAACGCTCCAGGCGATCGAGGAGGCGCTCGACGTGCCCCTCCGCCGGCAGGCCGTGCGCCCGCGCGTCCTCTTCGAGGATCCGCCGGCGCAGCAGGATCAAGTCGCGCAGGATCCCCGGCGTGGCCTCGGGATTGAACTGCACCCCCCACACGCTTTCACCGACGCGGAACGCCTGGATCGGCGCGCTGTCGTTGCCGGCCAGCAGGACGCCGCCCGGCGGGAGAGACTCCACGCGGTCCTCGTGCGTCGCCAGGACCGGGAGAGGAGACGGCAGTCCCTCGAACAGCGGGTCGAGCCGCGCCTCCGTGGTCGGCGTCACCTCGACCCTCCCGATCTCCCACCCGGCCGGGCTCCTCACCACGCTCCCGCCGCGCGCCCGGGCCAGCGCCTGACAGCCGAAGCAGACCGCCAGGACCGGCACGCCGATCTGGTCCGCCCCGCGCAGGAAGGCGGCGAGCCCGTCCATCCACGGCTCGGGCCTGAGGACCGACTTCACAGACCCGGTGACGACGACACCGACGTGCGACGTCAGGTCCGGGATCGGCCCCCGCGTCGCGTCGCACAGATCGAACGCCAGATCGTGCTTCGCCAGGGCATCCCTGAACCAGCGATCGTAGTCGCCGTGGGTGCGCTGCACCTCGACGGCCGTCGAGCCGGTCCTGACGATCAGGATGCGGGGCAGAGTCTGCAGGAACATCGGAGGGACACTGCGCCCGGTCAGCGGCCGCGGCCCCGCCGCTCCGGGCGGCGGCGCGCCGCGCGCCCGTCCGGCGATCGCGGCGTCCTCGTCGCGCTTGGTCATGACGCCTCCCAAGGCACAGGAGCCCGGAGTGTCCCGGGCCCGCCCATGTTGTGCTCGCCGTCGCGTCTATCCTATGCTCAAATGCTCCCGGCGCGGCGCCTCACGTCGCCGGATGTCGCTCGACAAAACGAGGGGTCGCCCCGGGTGAAAAAAACCGTCGCGCTCACGCTCCTGCTGGCGGCGCTGCCGCTCGCGCTGCTCCTGCCCGGCTCGCCGGGACGCCTGGGCGGACCTCTGATGTACCGTCTCCTCGTGACGTGGGGCGTGCCGATCGCCGCCGCCCTCCTCGCCGCTCTCCTCTCGCTGCGGGGGGCGCGCGGTCTTCTCTTCCCGGGCGCCCCGCGGACGATGCGGCGCCTACTTCCCTGGTGCTTCGCCGCCCTCGTCGCCGATTTCTCGTTCCTCGGCGCAGGCCACCTGCTCGGGTGGGTCACGTTCACGTACGGCGACCAGGGGTACAGCGGTCACCCGGCGCGCACCGTGCTGTGGGGGCTGCCGCTCTGCCTTGTCGTCGGTGTCTTCGGGTGGGAGTGGGCGCTCAGGCGGACGCTGTTCGTCTCCTGGGCGCGCTACACCGGGCGGCCGATCGCCCTTCTGATCTCGTGCGCCCTGGGTATAGCACTCGCGGCCCCCGCGATCCTCCCCGGTCTGATGGTCCCGGACCCGGCCTACGTCGCCGCGGCCTTCGTGGTGGTCGCCTGCCGCGAG
The nucleotide sequence above comes from Candidatus Dormiibacterota bacterium. Encoded proteins:
- a CDS encoding GFA family protein; the encoded protein is MSRTEEVHEGSCCCGRVTYRMQGPYGTFSHCHCTDCRKTHGAAFATYIGVAGARFSFLKGESEVGSHTTESGTRRTFCRHCGSTLTGTVAAEPDNIYVATGTLDTPLDRKPEYHIFLRSKVPWIEIHDGLPQHQKFAD
- a CDS encoding DEAD/DEAH box helicase, which translates into the protein MSFTELGLAEEIARSVREEGYETPTPIQAGAIPAILAGRDLIGCAQTGTGKTAAFTLPILNRLRAGARGRLRALILTPTRELALQVTEALRVYGRHVRLDSAVVHGGVGLQPQESKLRRGVDILVATPGRLLDHIQRRNVDFRSLEVLVLDEADRMLDMGFIKDVRRIIGVLPRVRQTLLFSATMPDAIRRLAQEIQRDPVHVEVAPRRSAPAHGVRQTLLPVTSGRKRDLMAHLLETEARGLTLVFTRTKHGADKLARHLEGRGHAVALLHGNRSQSQRTRALDAFRGKRARVMVATDIAGRGIDVDGIDHVVNYDLPNVPEDYVHRIGRTARAGATGDALSLVSPEDHPHVRGIEALIGQTLERRVVPGFADGGTAQRPGPRLAPQSPARIPQRPQMPRPGQPRPWRPDSQAHRTAPSQPVAEAAPPARRTSQIWRGRGARRLA
- a CDS encoding GMP synthase, with product MTKRDEDAAIAGRARGAPPPGAAGPRPLTGRSVPPMFLQTLPRILIVRTGSTAVEVQRTHGDYDRWFRDALAKHDLAFDLCDATRGPIPDLTSHVGVVVTGSVKSVLRPEPWMDGLAAFLRGADQIGVPVLAVCFGCQALARARGGSVVRSPAGWEIGRVEVTPTTEARLDPLFEGLPSPLPVLATHEDRVESLPPGGVLLAGNDSAPIQAFRVGESVWGVQFNPEATPGILRDLILLRRRILEEDARAHGLPAEGHVERLLDRLERFEPGPARLMLDNFVRLCLRDREPGRTM
- a CDS encoding PspC domain-containing protein, whose translation is MERRLTRDTRNAVLGGVAAGFAKYFDVDPVLARIVFIALTALSGAGLVAYVVGWIVMPRDDRGEGAAAHPGASTGTPAVDRMVDSVRQAGDRLADEFQRLPRRGGRSRAVAGGILIVLGALFLLDRLSWLHWPQWARLANLWPVILIAVGAFLILEAARGRAGKRP
- a CDS encoding PQQ-binding-like beta-propeller repeat protein, translated to MKRGALLCLLSIMVLGIVGSGALTGSQTPSLGVRNTAGELIGVMDESGNAYAVQRPDGKPLRLVPYVQSLLASVAGADWTGTGAYTGAPIDPAIRRVTHDDPDRGIRIGPDGHVELLDPASGEAALDQATGQPAPQLTSPPTIDRMTTSGGYYQTFQPGAAVGVLGSAVTYYLNNGSSWQSGAGTYRLFEPMVDHVEVSGQTIRYVLGPPPNGLLYDQTDFDSGDHSSQGSLGASGALVIETVAGATTAVLRGRAEILSNDPTYYGDRFNYFSAPVGAIVPFEVTYTLYNATWTQDTFSTSFYYSYSGVVDFAHPISVPKVTGLAIAGSTQVPAQSTAQFFATVLYENGVQKNVTDAATWAVEPAALASVDHGLLSTGTPDPSPAPLTLHATYTEGGIEVQADKVVLLVAGGSAALAESWEMYQADSSHSGWLPVILEPQSFAVRWQRTVAAGKPLNPVTEAGGRVFVSLLTYFGSGPAFFALDSRDGETLWSKDFGRVFSVNPPAYAYGNVYIQTGDHASDTWLYAFDAETGDRVFKVPHAAQWERYYAPTIFNGTVYVDGGYYGGMYAFDAFSGQQRWFVGLQQYDQWTPAVDDSYAYAYVGSYSPGLYVFNRLTGVPVFMIQDRNFEWNGWSMNLAPVLGASHDVLAIHNGRLISFDTQSRSIRFEIAGGFTGQPSVAHGAIYAIRYGGLAVLDEDTGAEVWSWQSLGGALTNTLIVTESHVIATTGTSTFAVDLLERDLVWSYPVGGNLALGDDMLYIASANGVLTAISMPGFSPATLVKLEIAGPSQVQENSTAQFSAMAYYDDGRVRNRTLVAQWSIDSAPSASLDTNGVLTTTELFTPVQPVTIHATYSENGVSVEAQKTINVIIGVTLDQFVIRNLAGARSMTQHVLEELSEASVREQAARAVLGRQAPATPSRIRALNDLVRAINWGRLGQQSLDRDQRELNDAMMEMNQGGTTSAPIRRPPNLP